One genomic region from Croceicoccus sp. YJ47 encodes:
- a CDS encoding 4-(cytidine 5'-diphospho)-2-C-methyl-D-erythritol kinase encodes MALAGTAFAKINLALHVRKRREDGYHELETLFAFVDDGDRLTARGAGADRLTTTGEFAGALTDPFGNIVAQALSRLPHGAGWDVTLEKRLPVAAGLGGGSADAGAIFRMVRDAHGLPNGWQEKAARLGADVPACVESRTCIGRGTGTELEMVESDLAGTPVLLVNPRVPLATGPVFARWDGRDRGAMPDGGVRAIAMAGRNDLEPGAVALCPQIADVLAALRETDAFVVRMSGSGATCFALYDDMRGRENAARKLAAAHPGWWQMEGCLR; translated from the coding sequence GTGGCGCTTGCCGGGACCGCTTTTGCCAAGATCAACCTCGCGCTGCATGTCCGCAAGCGGCGCGAGGATGGCTATCACGAGCTTGAAACGCTGTTCGCCTTCGTCGACGATGGCGACCGGCTGACCGCGCGCGGGGCAGGGGCCGACCGGCTGACGACGACGGGCGAATTCGCGGGCGCGCTGACCGATCCGTTCGGCAATATCGTCGCGCAGGCGCTCTCCCGCCTCCCGCATGGGGCGGGGTGGGACGTGACGCTTGAAAAACGGCTGCCGGTGGCGGCGGGGCTGGGCGGCGGATCGGCCGATGCGGGCGCGATCTTTCGCATGGTGCGCGATGCGCATGGCCTGCCCAATGGCTGGCAGGAGAAGGCCGCGCGCCTCGGCGCCGACGTGCCGGCCTGTGTGGAGAGCCGGACCTGCATCGGGCGGGGGACCGGAACCGAGCTCGAAATGGTGGAGAGTGACCTTGCCGGAACGCCGGTGCTGCTCGTCAATCCGCGGGTGCCGTTGGCGACCGGGCCGGTGTTTGCGCGCTGGGACGGGCGCGATCGCGGCGCCATGCCCGATGGCGGCGTCCGCGCGATCGCCATGGCGGGGCGCAACGATCTGGAGCCGGGCGCGGTCGCGCTGTGCCCGCAAATCGCCGATGTGCTGGCGGCCTTGCGCGAAACCGATGCGTTTGTCGTCAGGATGTCGGGATCGGGTGCGACCTGTTTTGCGTTATATGACGACATGCGTGG